GGGTAGTACTAATAAACTGTCAAATACTCCTGTTGTTTATTGAGTTTCTTAAAAGATGTTTGAAGGAGCCTTTTTTGCAGTTACGtttctttcaaaattgCCATGATTGGAACGCAGATTTGGAAGTTACTATGGCATTTAATTTACTTGGTAAACATTCCGCTGTTAAAGTTTACACTTTTGGAGTGGTTTAATACTGAGTAGAATGCAAAAGAAgtcaaaagaaaaaataattactaTAGACCATTGgaaaagttttttttactgaaaaaaacaaatatctTAGTATTATCcaaaaatagaatttttcaGAAAAACAAGTTGAAGCAAGGAAGACtattatttacatatttGCCAATTGCTATTAGGCTCTAATCCAATTTTTCGAACAGGTCCATTTGTGCGTtgaagatatatatatatataatttttataaatcaAGGTAATAGTTTACGATGTCCTATACGtcatttttgtttttatataaaaaagtGTCTTGTATGTTCCACCCGAAATAGATAAATAAGGCAAACAATACAACAAAGCTAATAAAGTGATTCTAAAGGTACATACCCCAGATTATATGACTTGGCTTGATCATAGTTACTAATAAAACttgcaattttttttttggttccAAAGGATATTGCAAATCTCTCCTAACAACTTGGTTCATTTACAGTACTAATATTCCAAACTATTAATACTTTCGGATTAACGGGCATGCTTATATATACGTCTATACATTATGAAAAATGATTAGCCTTACTACTAATTAGGGCCAAAAGTAAAGTATTAAGAAATTACTAAAacatgaaaaattttcaaatccCGAATTTTGGAAGAGGGATAGACTCCGATTTTTTTATAGTGCTTCCGCCGCATGCTCCTAGAAATGGGAATTTCAACAATACCGTAAATAAACTTGTCgtagattttttttcggCTAAACGGTTTTGGAATAAACAAGTTAAATCTACACTGTAATTCTTGAAGTACCAATTTATGTGTTAACTATTTTATTAAGCACTGAAAGTATTTAGGTCAAACTTGATTGGGGCGGATTAAGAgtactgggattcaagagagttagacattgttatacagtgtttaagatgtaaagacgattactttatttagaaatatatagtaaatactataactaaaatgaatatatttcttaaatagtgtttttcgacattataagaaaaacacattttaaataataagtcacgtgataaaagtcttttaccacttaatagaaaatgatataatcatattccagcaaagagaaattgaaatattttgatgtTCAAATGGATGTGAAAATGATAGAAGGAAATTTGTTGTCCGAACAAGAggaatatattatatattgaatAGAATAAATAACCAAAGttggaataaaaataatattgtacTTGTATCTTTCGTAGTTTCTATAATACTTACGTTTTAATAGATTGACAGTGTccataatttaaaagatgttttaaattgaaatatttgatttttaataCCCTTTACATTTTATTCTCATACAGATGTGCTTACTTTTTCCTCTAAAGAAAGAGTATAACCCAATCATTGaatgatataatttacACATTCATTCTATAAGAAAAagttgtaaaatatttttaccaGAAAATATACAAGTGTTTTGTtctataataaattagGTTAAAAGTTTTGCTTGTAAAGTATAAAACACACATATATAGATGTAGTCCATGGCTTAGAATaactattttttaattgcaTTACCTCCAAGCTACGGACCTGTCTGGCTTACTCAAATCTTAATGATGATGCTGATgtaattctattaaaagATGGTTGTCAATCCAGTATGATTCTTGATGACATCACACAGCTGATGATAATGTTTTACTGCTAACAATTCCAAAACATTAGATTCTTTTATGCTTGCcattataatttacaaCATTCAATGCATTTGTATTTCTACCTGACATTTTACCGTAAAAAAAGAGGGTTAACTTATGAACCTCGTAAATGGCATACTTGAAACTCGATGGCTTGCAGTATATTCAGATTTTTCATACCGTTTCATAGTAAACTTGAAACAATATGTAGCACGTGCTATGAAGATAGCACatctataaaataatataattaatcaaatatttctaatcaTTCAGTGCGCAAGTGGTTTAGTGGTAAAATCCAACGTTGCCATCGTTGGGCCCCCGGTTCGATTCCGGGCTTGCgcaataatattttgagtGAAAATTATAGATCACGTGATCTTAATTTGCCTTCTATTACcattaatagaattaacatttttaaCTCAATAAGGCATataaaactttattttCCTTCCCggtttttaaaattgagCTATTATATTTGAGACACAGTGTTtttagttatttttttttttgccaAAGAATAATTGTGTATAACATATTACAATTCGTTCATAACTAGTGTAGACTATGCaatttaattgatcttGAAAACTTTACCAAATTCTTCCACATTTCTCGGAAAACGGACATCAGTGAGGTGGCTCTATTTAGAGATATCCTGCATCGCTATATCAATAGATATTGGGGTAAAAGAATGAGAATAATGGAATAGCATATTTTAGTAAGATTGACGCTATACACTTGTTTTAGGATACAGTTGCGATACCACAAGGtcattgatatttttaatgatacatctcttttttttttaaaaataaaatggaaTGACTGATGTTTAACGATGTTGCATCTTTTACCgaaaatagaataattCTACGTCTTATCTATTGTTTTGGATGATCACCGATACTTGGATAATTTCTAGGAATATAATTCAGATTAACCGAAATTGCGTATAGGCACACTTGCACCAAACTATTCTTGGATAATTTCAGTTAGGGATTGCGACACTACTCGGATTACTCCATGAGGATATCCGGAAGCGGGTTTAGACAACAAGAATGAGACTGTCGGGCCAATGTGTGTGATTGCCTAGATCTGCCACGACTCGAAGCGTTGACAATGCTTTGTGCGCTAGCACCGGGCGCCCAGCAGCGAAATGTGGCGTCGGCTAGGCAACGGCTAGGCACAAAGACACAAAAGCGACGGCACATTGCCTCACCAGAACCGGCGTAGTAGCCTTGACGATTTTTTTGCGAAGTTCTCAAAATATCGACATCAAATCGTAAATCGTATTGCTAAGTTGATGTGCAAATGTGTTGAACTTTTGATGTTCCTATACCCTAGATCCAAACACATCGAACAACCCTCTGAGTTTCAATCAACTCCACACAAAACATATATTCTCGGCTGTAGTAATCACCTAGAGCCCACCTAGATCTCAAGTAGATCCACATATATCTTAAGTAGATCCACATAGATCTCAAGTAGATCTGCCCAGATCTCACCCCAGATCTCTCCAGATCTTGCCCAATCGGGCAGCCGCCGACGTTCTACGGCCTGACGTAAGCGGCCTACGCAAGGCACGCGGCCGAAGCCGGCCGGGCACAGGAAAGACGTGGGGCATCTTTGGAAAGCTGGGCAGCTGGGCGGCCGGGACAGTCGTCTCAAGTTTGCCCCGATTTGGTAGGAGTTAGATGTGATGCGGCGCATGCGCGTATGTGGTGAGTGGCTCGCCTATTAACTTTATTCTTTGTAACGGGcgtatattttatatataacgGTAGTGGGTTAACGACGGTGGAGGGCGGCAGGATTGTGTTGTGTTGTGCACGTGCATGCTTGTTGTTTAGTTGAGTTTAGTTTAGTCAAACCAAAGTCACGTCAAGTAAGTAAGTAAGTAAACAAACATACAAACAAATATACAAGGATGACCACGAAATCAAGAAGAAACAATCTTAAGTATTCTAAGAACGGGTGCAAGAATTGTAAACTTAATCACATCAAATGTGATGAAACTAAGCCAAACTGTTTGAAATGtatcaaatcaaataaagTTTGTGATTATaggaagaatttgaaattgattaAGTTCAATATTAACAATTATACTAAACATACACCCTTGCTGCCGCTATCACCTGCCACGGTAATCAAACCAGTACCCTCGAAGATACACCTCGAAATCGATCCAAAATGTTTTTCACTAATAGtgatttacaattattgaattttttgaatttcgaAAAGCCAAATTATACTACTGTAACTACAACAACACTTTCCTTCTCTAATGGACATGTACTTCCTCGCACTGCTTTAGAATTTCCCTCCAACGATCAAATCTTTGTTCAGTTGAGAAATTTGATGTTTGATAATAGTTTaccttcatcttcttcatcttccaCTTTCATAGCcaaaattatcaaactAGATCCAATAAACTTAAACAAATcgtttattaaaaatattgataatacaACAACCACTTTAGATCAGCAAATAGTAGAATTTACTTGGTTATTAGAGGATTCTATATCTATGACCAATTTAAATCAACATTTCAATTTGAATTCTATTTCAAATTGgcttttaaatttaaaagatttgaCACATACAAATTGGGATTCCTCGACTATaatcaataatttgatCAAGAATTCTATTGCAAGTtgtttaaaagatatttataggaaaaataatcttttaGAATTATCGAATATGTGGGATAGATATGTCAGATTACCTACTATTAAATATCtattcaatttcatcaattcTAATTTGGTACTGTCAGATTCTTGCTCCGAAACACCGTTAAAATTAACATTAATcatcattataattttaaaacaattgaGATTCTCTCTGAATCTCATAGATTCAAACTTACTACCTTACATTCtaaaactgaaaaaaattcattactTAAATACGATTCTATCTACTTTGATTCATAAGCTTTCCAttaatgattcaaaatttgTTAGAAATATGAATCAATTAATagaattctttatcttcaaGATTCAATTAAgtcttttctttctttcaGAAGATTATAACTCAATTGATATATTACCATCAATGACAATTCAACAAAAGAACACTTTATTTAATCATTTAGACTATTTCACAGTAAACTTAATAACACAAATTCATACATTACAATCTCAATTCCgcattaaaaatttatttggattaaatctattatttattaaattatttccaaattatttcttcCATTCCATTCaagattcaaatttaaatttaactgagtttaaaaaacaattgaatttaattgGATTAAAATTATCTGCTAATTTGATGGAAATTACTCCAAATTTACCACACAATCCTACAAAAGATGCATTAGAACAATCTCAGTATGATCAATTCCGTCATTTAGtcttaaaattattcattaacTTCTTTTTCCTGGATAATAAATCAGATTCCacaaattatttaactaATCTAGACTCtgtttattatcaattctTAGATTccaacaaatattttagaaataaatgcatttttcaattatatttcatttccatcatttctcttttcaataataatatgttgatttttgataaattcttttatcttttgaaatCAACTATAAAGgataattcatttataacttataattttattaaaagactTGAATTACTAAGAAAATTATCgaaaaatgaattagatCTAGATTCagattcaaaattaaacgAATATTTTGCACAATTCAATGATCTAAATATCATTCTTTACTAGTTTACTTCTTCCATGCCACCCCCTCTTTTTCCTGCATTCTATTTTCCATTTCATACATAACATATAtctgtttattttttttgctttttttttagctACTTATGTGCTCTTAATtgtgtattttttttatctatatACTATAATATctaca
This genomic stretch from Henningerozyma blattae CBS 6284 chromosome 1, complete genome harbors:
- the TBLA0A07070 gene encoding uncharacterized protein; the encoded protein is MFFTNSDLQLLNFLNFEKPNYTTVTTTTLSFSNGHVLPRTALEFPSNDQIFVQLRNLMFDNSLPSSSSSSTFIAKIIKLDPINLNKSFIKNIDNTTTTLDQQIVEFTWLLEDSISMTNLNQHFNLNSISNWLLNLKDLTHTNWDSSTIINNLIKNSIASCLKDIYRKNNLLELSNMWDRYVRLPTIKYLFNFINSNLVLSDSCSETPLKLTLIIIIILKQLRFSLNLIDSNLLPYILKLKKIHYLNTILSTLIHKLSINDSKFVRNMNQLIEFFIFKIQLSLFFLSEDYNSIDILPSMTIQQKNTLFNHLDYFTVNLITQIHTLQSQFRIKNLFGLNLLFIKLFPNYFFHSIQDSNLNLTEFKKQLNLIGLKLSANLMEITPNLPHNPTKDALEQSQYDQFRHLVLKLFINFFFLDNKSDSTNYLTNLDSVYYQFLDSNKYFRNKCIFQLYFISIISLFNNNMLIFDKFFYLLKSTIKDNSFITYNFIKRLELLRKLSKNELDLDSDSKLNEYFAQFNDLNIILY